The following proteins are encoded in a genomic region of Bernardetia sp. MNP-M8:
- the rsmG gene encoding 16S rRNA (guanine(527)-N(7))-methyltransferase RsmG — translation MEIIKRYFPNLTEKQIEQFSALQNLYAEWNEKINVISRKDVENLYERHILHSMSIGKIVEFEPTDNIIDIGTGGGFPGIPLAILFPETHFHLVDSIGKKIRVVTEVAKEIGLDNVVAEQMRVEKAKKNNYDFAVTRAVAQTSKLYHWIKPALRKNKPSLIEEGEFKHGILALKGGDLKEELANFKHFVRLYNLSDLFEEEFFETKKILYIPI, via the coding sequence ATGGAAATTATTAAGCGTTATTTTCCCAATCTTACTGAAAAACAAATCGAACAATTTTCGGCTCTTCAAAACTTATATGCAGAATGGAATGAAAAAATAAATGTTATTTCAAGAAAAGATGTAGAAAATCTTTATGAAAGGCATATTTTACATTCGATGAGTATTGGAAAAATTGTCGAATTTGAACCTACTGATAATATCATTGACATCGGAACAGGTGGTGGTTTTCCAGGTATTCCGTTGGCTATTTTGTTTCCAGAAACGCATTTTCATTTGGTGGACTCTATTGGAAAAAAAATAAGAGTAGTAACAGAAGTTGCAAAAGAAATTGGTTTAGATAATGTAGTTGCCGAACAAATGAGAGTAGAAAAGGCAAAGAAAAATAATTATGATTTTGCTGTTACTCGTGCTGTTGCTCAAACATCAAAACTCTATCATTGGATAAAACCAGCTCTTCGAAAAAACAAACCTTCCTTAATTGAAGAAGGAGAATTCAAACATGGCATTTTGGCTTTAAAAGGAGGAGATTTGAAAGAAGAACTTGCAAACTTTAAACACTTTGTACGCTTGTATAATTTAAGTGACTTGTTTGAAGAAGAGTTTTTTGAGACTAAAAAAATTCTTTATATTCCTATTTAG
- a CDS encoding thermonuclease family protein, protein MEEPINYILYGGVLATLLVVVVVLLFFRKKIMLFLMINFSDKAVKTTVLEVLEGDTIVVEVPEKGTQQNQSSKTLSVNAENETTWTVRLIGVDTPESRASLYIDEAPFGKEALAYTEERLTKNKDIILLFDEQLFDKFDKHLAYIYFPSGECLNATLLKQGYGWIRNHAFTIKFAKEFEKLQEKARAKQKGIWNMYVTKGILREEYKESEHYQEYKKRIEENQ, encoded by the coding sequence ATGGAAGAACCAATCAATTATATTTTGTATGGAGGAGTTTTGGCTACATTACTTGTGGTAGTGGTAGTTCTGCTTTTTTTTCGTAAAAAAATCATGCTTTTTTTGATGATTAATTTTTCGGATAAAGCAGTCAAAACAACCGTTTTAGAAGTTTTGGAAGGAGATACGATTGTGGTAGAAGTTCCCGAAAAAGGTACACAACAAAATCAAAGTTCAAAGACTCTTTCGGTAAATGCTGAAAATGAAACTACTTGGACTGTCCGTCTGATTGGTGTAGATACACCTGAAAGTCGTGCTTCTCTTTATATTGATGAAGCTCCTTTTGGCAAGGAAGCATTGGCTTACACAGAAGAAAGACTGACAAAAAATAAAGATATAATTTTACTTTTTGATGAGCAATTATTTGATAAATTTGACAAGCATTTGGCATATATTTACTTTCCTTCAGGTGAGTGTCTCAATGCTACACTTTTAAAACAAGGCTATGGCTGGATTAGAAATCATGCTTTCACTATCAAATTTGCAAAAGAGTTTGAAAAACTACAAGAAAAAGCAAGAGCCAAACAAAAAGGAATTTGGAATATGTATGTAACCAAAGGAATTTTGAGAGAAGAATATAAAGAGTCAGAACATTATCAAGAGTATAAAAAAAGAATAGAAGAAAATCAATAA
- a CDS encoding glycosyltransferase family 2 protein gives MIELSVIIPIYNESLNIHLLHERLTKVVSNLAKTYELIFINDGSKDDSLELVKKLSLEDDNVKFIDLSRNFGHQIAVSAGLDYCKGQTVVIIDADLQDPPELIEPMWEKLKEGYQVVYAKRRARAGEGYMKKLTAKTFYRLLSKITSFPIPVDTGDFRIMDRRVVEGLCQMKENHKFLRGQIAWIGFNQTYVEYDRAERNAGVTGYSYKKMINLALNGITAFSNVPIKFVTVSGFVVSAIAFLMIIYSFIAKYFVVDGYVSGWSSIMVSIMFLGGVQLISLGIIGEYISRINTDVKQRPLYFVAETNAEIENKQTDQ, from the coding sequence ATGATTGAGCTTTCTGTCATTATTCCTATCTACAATGAATCTCTAAATATTCATTTGCTTCATGAAAGACTTACTAAAGTAGTTTCTAATTTGGCAAAGACGTATGAACTTATTTTTATAAATGATGGAAGTAAAGATGATTCGTTAGAACTCGTAAAAAAACTTTCTCTTGAAGATGATAATGTAAAATTCATTGATTTGAGCCGAAATTTTGGTCATCAGATTGCTGTTTCGGCTGGTTTAGATTATTGCAAAGGACAAACCGTTGTTATTATTGATGCTGATTTGCAAGACCCACCCGAACTTATAGAACCGATGTGGGAAAAGCTCAAAGAAGGCTATCAAGTGGTTTACGCCAAGCGAAGAGCAAGAGCAGGAGAAGGATATATGAAAAAACTGACTGCCAAAACTTTTTATCGTTTGCTTTCCAAAATTACTTCTTTTCCTATTCCTGTCGATACAGGTGATTTCAGAATTATGGATAGAAGAGTAGTAGAGGGACTTTGCCAAATGAAAGAAAATCATAAGTTTTTGCGTGGACAAATTGCTTGGATTGGCTTTAATCAAACCTACGTAGAATATGATAGAGCTGAAAGAAATGCAGGAGTTACAGGATATTCATATAAAAAAATGATAAATCTAGCTCTAAATGGAATTACTGCTTTTTCGAATGTGCCTATAAAATTCGTAACTGTTTCTGGATTTGTGGTGTCTGCCATTGCATTTTTGATGATAATTTATTCGTTTATTGCCAAATATTTTGTAGTTGATGGTTATGTGAGTGGTTGGTCTTCTATTATGGTCAGTATTATGTTTTTGGGAGGTGTTCAACTTATTAGTTTAGGAATTATTGGCGAATATATCAGTCGCATAAATACAGATGTCAAACAGCGTCCTCTTTACTTTGTGGCTGAAACGAATGCAGAAATTGAAAATAAGCAAACAGACCAATAA